From the Bacillus tuaregi genome, one window contains:
- a CDS encoding YpmS family protein, with protein sequence MKAGNWKRWFYILLGINATIIVVLIVLFILLFSSTAEPVEIPKSTEEQNDVYFQVKTNREDLNKVINHYLEEELSGQFDYQLILTDEVELYGTLPVFSSEVEMKLTFEPHALENGDIELEQKTMSIGRLLLPVPLVLKFVQSSYEVPEWVMIQPNEERIYMSLQNMKLKSGFEVKVDKFDLKKDDISFSLRIPMNESMKE encoded by the coding sequence TTGAAAGCTGGCAATTGGAAAAGGTGGTTTTATATACTCCTTGGAATAAATGCGACGATAATTGTTGTCCTTATTGTCTTGTTCATATTATTGTTCAGCAGTACGGCTGAACCAGTGGAAATTCCAAAGTCAACAGAGGAGCAAAATGATGTTTATTTTCAAGTAAAAACCAATAGAGAGGATTTAAATAAAGTAATTAATCATTATTTAGAGGAAGAGCTTTCTGGGCAATTCGACTATCAGCTGATTCTTACAGATGAAGTGGAGCTATATGGAACACTGCCTGTCTTTAGCAGCGAGGTGGAAATGAAACTAACCTTTGAGCCCCATGCACTTGAAAATGGTGATATCGAACTAGAGCAGAAAACGATGTCAATCGGAAGGTTGTTGCTCCCAGTACCGCTTGTATTAAAATTTGTTCAAAGCAGCTATGAAGTGCCTGAGTGGGTGATGATCCAGCCGAATGAAGAACGTATCTATATGTCATTACAAAATATGAAATTAAAAAGTGGGTTTGAGGTAAAAGTAGATAAATTTGATTTAAAAAAGGATGATATTTCATTTTCCTTGCGAATACCGATGAATGAGAGTATGAAAGAATAA
- the msrA gene encoding peptide-methionine (S)-S-oxide reductase MsrA — MHNENYELATFSGGCFWCMVKPFDEQPGIIKVVSGYTGGTKENPTYEEVCSEKTGHYEAVQITFDPSIYSYEKLLSTYWQQIDPTDAGGQFYDRGQSYQTAIFYHHDGQKQAAERSKRELEWSGKFLKPIATAILPAKSFYPAEDYHQHYYRKNPAHYERYQLGSGRKAFIEKYWGNS, encoded by the coding sequence ATGCATAATGAAAACTATGAATTAGCAACCTTTTCTGGCGGCTGTTTTTGGTGTATGGTAAAGCCCTTTGATGAGCAGCCCGGCATCATAAAGGTTGTCTCAGGGTATACCGGTGGAACAAAGGAAAATCCAACCTATGAAGAGGTATGCTCAGAAAAAACCGGACATTATGAAGCGGTCCAAATTACCTTTGACCCGTCTATATATTCTTATGAGAAGCTATTATCAACCTATTGGCAACAAATTGATCCGACAGATGCGGGTGGACAGTTTTATGACAGAGGTCAGTCCTATCAAACGGCGATTTTTTATCATCATGACGGACAAAAGCAGGCAGCAGAAAGGTCAAAGCGGGAGCTGGAATGGAGTGGTAAATTTCTTAAACCGATTGCAACAGCTATTCTTCCTGCTAAAAGCTTTTATCCTGCTGAAGACTATCACCAGCATTACTATCGGAAAAATCCGGCTCATTATGAGCGGTACCAGCTTGGCTCTGGAAGAAAAGCCTTTATTGAAAAGTATTGGGGGAATAGTTAA
- the msrB gene encoding peptide-methionine (R)-S-oxide reductase MsrB codes for MANKDELRKKLTPIQFEVTQNNGTEPPFRNEYWNEFREGIYVDVVSGQPLFSSKDKFDAGCGWPSFTKPLTKDEMVEKSDFSHFMVRTEVRSKSADSHLGHVFNDGPEPTGLRYCINSASLKFIPKEKLEEEGYQEYIKLFE; via the coding sequence ATGGCTAATAAGGACGAATTGCGTAAGAAATTAACGCCAATTCAATTTGAAGTCACACAAAATAATGGTACAGAGCCTCCGTTTCGGAACGAATATTGGAATGAATTTCGCGAAGGGATTTATGTGGATGTTGTGTCAGGTCAGCCTTTATTCTCATCGAAGGATAAATTTGACGCTGGATGTGGATGGCCTAGCTTTACCAAGCCGTTGACAAAGGATGAAATGGTCGAAAAATCGGATTTTAGTCATTTTATGGTTCGAACAGAGGTTAGAAGTAAGAGTGCTGATTCACATCTTGGTCATGTGTTCAATGATGGGCCAGAGCCGACTGGATTACGCTACTGTATCAACTCAGCATCATTAAAATTTATCCCAAAAGAAAAGCTCGAGGAAGAGGGCTATCAGGAATATATCAAGCTGTTTGAATAA
- a CDS encoding SGNH/GDSL hydrolase family protein gives MKEKRKSLAALILIFTLCFSLLFLIFHEKAISKSLPVYEKVVQKLDIHYLIVGDSIGRGAGVENRSHTWFSQWEQAMKQKYPIDLIRHSIVQSGATAYEGLYLIGNAKPLSTVDLVFLIFGENDRKYMNEKQFSFYYEGLIYEIKTTYPKAELVLITESCLEQELFAEAIKNLAEHYHAVHIDMRIPFKKNSPLLKDLSDDNIHPNELGYKLYAEAITKELETGIKSNKQIVVLREPLLYKKRLSIKEQDHFKEKNELFHFNNGYYQTSEKGARISYSFDGTNLGVKVLKHVQGGEMDVFIDGQFIRRISTWWPINKERVLYVTSGLQPGKHEVTFVATGTQSAKNQTTTQNIQLSSIVVFE, from the coding sequence ATGAAAGAAAAAAGAAAAAGCTTAGCTGCCCTAATCCTGATTTTTACACTTTGTTTTAGTTTGCTGTTTCTCATTTTTCATGAAAAGGCTATCAGTAAATCCTTACCTGTTTACGAAAAAGTCGTTCAAAAGCTTGATATTCACTATTTAATTGTCGGCGATAGTATTGGCAGAGGTGCTGGTGTTGAAAACAGGTCACATACTTGGTTTTCACAATGGGAGCAAGCCATGAAACAGAAGTATCCCATAGATTTAATAAGACATTCCATTGTTCAGAGCGGCGCTACGGCATATGAGGGGCTTTATTTAATAGGAAACGCAAAACCACTATCGACTGTTGATTTAGTCTTCTTGATATTTGGTGAAAATGATCGAAAATATATGAACGAAAAACAATTTTCCTTTTATTACGAAGGGCTTATTTATGAAATAAAAACAACTTATCCTAAAGCGGAATTAGTATTGATTACTGAGAGCTGCTTAGAACAAGAGTTGTTTGCCGAGGCTATCAAAAATCTCGCAGAGCATTACCATGCAGTCCATATTGATATGCGTATTCCATTTAAGAAGAATTCACCCCTTCTCAAAGACTTATCCGATGATAACATCCATCCAAATGAATTAGGCTATAAGCTATATGCCGAAGCCATCACAAAGGAATTAGAAACAGGCATCAAATCAAACAAACAGATAGTAGTCTTAAGAGAGCCGCTTTTATATAAAAAGAGGCTGTCCATAAAAGAACAAGACCATTTTAAAGAAAAAAATGAGTTATTTCACTTTAACAATGGGTATTATCAAACATCTGAAAAAGGTGCCCGTATAAGCTACTCTTTTGACGGAACAAATCTAGGCGTCAAAGTCCTAAAGCATGTGCAGGGAGGAGAAATGGACGTATTTATTGATGGTCAGTTTATCAGAAGGATTTCGACCTGGTGGCCGATTAATAAAGAACGGGTTCTATATGTAACAAGTGGACTACAGCCAGGAAAGCATGAAGTCACCTTCGTTGCTACAGGTACTCAATCAGCTAAAAATCAAACGACTACGCAAAACATTCAGCTTTCATCGATTGTTGTGTTTGAATAA